In the genome of Solibacillus isronensis, one region contains:
- a CDS encoding ABC transporter ATP-binding protein, whose protein sequence is MSRKAVLEVRELETTFFSDSGKVAAVDRISFSIHEGEILAIVGESGCGKSVTSLSIMGLVPSPPGKITNGEILLKGQDISKLSDKQMRKIRGNEIAMIFQEPMTSLNPLFTIGNQLIEAIRIHHPKWSKKEASARAVEIMKLVGLPRAEQLLKDYPHQLSGGMRQRVMIAMALVCNPKVLIADEPTTALDVTIQAQILKLMRDLNERLNTAVLLITHDLGVVAETCERVIVMYAGQIVEEAPVNEIFRNPQHPYTKGLIQSVPDMRYKKDTLYSIPGNVPKPGSILEGCRFAARCEYAFDRCLTNNPPLYESSGTHKARCFLLDMEEGGVTHVESAAES, encoded by the coding sequence ATGAGTCGAAAAGCTGTGCTTGAAGTGAGAGAGTTAGAAACGACATTTTTTTCAGACAGTGGAAAGGTTGCAGCTGTCGATCGAATAAGCTTTTCAATTCATGAAGGGGAAATTCTCGCCATCGTAGGGGAGTCCGGCTGTGGTAAAAGTGTTACTTCCCTCTCTATTATGGGGCTTGTACCGAGTCCTCCCGGAAAAATAACAAATGGAGAAATTTTATTGAAAGGGCAAGATATTTCGAAGCTTTCAGATAAGCAAATGCGCAAAATCCGAGGAAATGAGATTGCGATGATTTTCCAGGAGCCAATGACTTCGCTGAATCCGTTGTTTACAATTGGGAATCAACTGATCGAAGCGATTCGAATCCACCATCCGAAATGGTCGAAAAAAGAAGCGAGTGCCCGGGCGGTAGAAATCATGAAGCTGGTCGGTTTGCCGCGCGCGGAACAGTTGCTTAAAGACTATCCACATCAGCTGTCGGGAGGAATGCGGCAACGTGTAATGATTGCGATGGCTCTTGTATGTAATCCGAAAGTGCTTATTGCCGATGAACCGACAACAGCCCTTGATGTAACAATCCAAGCCCAAATTTTAAAGTTAATGAGGGATTTAAATGAACGGTTGAACACTGCTGTTTTACTCATTACACATGATTTAGGTGTAGTTGCGGAAACTTGTGAGCGCGTCATTGTTATGTACGCAGGGCAAATCGTTGAAGAAGCTCCGGTTAATGAAATATTTAGAAACCCGCAGCATCCTTATACGAAAGGCCTTATCCAGTCAGTACCGGATATGCGTTATAAAAAAGATACGCTTTATTCAATTCCTGGGAATGTTCCAAAACCAGGATCCATTTTGGAAGGCTGCCGTTTTGCAGCACGTTGTGAATATGCATTCGATCGTTGTTTAACAAATAATCCTCCGCTATATGAATCCTCCGGTACACATAAAGCAAGATGCTTCTTATTGGATATGGAAGAAGGGGGAGTTACACATGTCGAAAGTGCTGCTGAAAGTTGA